From the Eschrichtius robustus isolate mEscRob2 chromosome 19, mEscRob2.pri, whole genome shotgun sequence genome, the window GTCCAggtccccagccccctcctcccttaCACCCAGGTGCCTGGGCTCCAGGCTGCAGGGTGTGGCCCTGGCATACACTTATCTGGTTCAATGCTGCCCCAGCCAGAGGCATAGCAGGTGCTCTCCAGCTGGGGTTCCTCGGTGGGCAGCTCCAGGACCTGCACGTCCTCTGTGATCTGGACGGGCTCCTCCAGGCGGAGCAGCATGAGGTCATGGCTGTAGTCCTCCCCTGGGGGGAGGGTGTCGTTCTTCAGGAGGCTCAGGTCGAAATCGGGGTGTGGAAAGTCCTTACTGACATGGGCAAACTGGGCTGTGTCTTCGTCCTCAAACAGGTTGTGGCGACCCAGCCAGAGCTGGTAATTGCTGGTGAAGGAGAGGATGGAGACGATGAGAATGAGAGAGGAGGTAGAAAGGGAGGGCATGAGGAAGGGtccaaaatgagaaagagaaacaggaagggtgggggggagagagggagagagagagagagagagagagagaccgagGAAAGATACAGAGTCACAGAAAACAAAGAGACTGCGAGTAAATAGATGAAAGAATGTGACAGTgtcacagacagagacagactgaAATGGAGTCAAAGAAGAGCTTGGAACAGTAGAGAGGATGGGAAAGATGGAGGGAAGACGGTGCGATAGAGGGAGCACATAGGGGgcagagaggaagagacagagaccgtgaggaacagactaaagaaaaaggaaaggagggaaaggacAGAGCGAGGCAGGAGAGTGAGAAACGGACCAggtgaggaagggaggaggaaggaagaagagagaatgagaaatagagacagaggagGCAAAGgggtgagagagtgagagagaaaacgGAGGAGCacgggaggggggggagggggaggggagggggcggggcgacCAGCTCAGCCGCAGCTGGGACTGCGGGGCTGGTTCCCCAGCAGGCGGGTGACCTGGCCCCCAGCCCAAGGTCGGcgtccccttcctgccccagctccctctctcctcttctccttcctccttccctccactgCCCCCACTAGACCTTCTCTGTGTCCCCCTGGAGTGGATGATTGGCGTGGAGGGAGGGGCTGCCCAGGGATGGATAAtctcttccatttctctgggGTGGAGGTGCGCTCAGTAGTGATGGGAGAGGGAGTGAggcagagacccagagagagacagagagacagggcaGAGAGTTGGAGGATGAGACATAGGTGACAGAGATGGCAGCAGAGACTTGAGAtagacagagacagggagagacacagagaaatggagacagaagagagagggagagagagaccaaTCATAGTCACACAGAGAGACCCACAGCAGAACCAGTTactgagacacacacagagataggacagaggcagacagaaagagagacaacagGACTGACCCAAGAGACCCAGGCAACcatggagagggcttccctggggtcatccagtcccagccctgcccctctccttgtgaccctggaccacaaccttccctctctgcctcagGTCCCCCAGCCTCCCCTGAGGTTATCCGAGGGGACAGTGCTGGCTGCTTGATCCTGTGTGTGCCCCCCTCTCCAGATCCCCTGCCCCTACTCACTCACTCCTGCAGTGAGCAGCTGTGAGGACCCACTGGGGGTCCACCAGGACACCGCCACACTGGAAGCTGCTGAAACGGTACAGAGCCACCTGCCAGGGCTGGGAATGCTTCTTACACTCGTGGCCTCCTATGATCCGGGACTGGATAAGGGGCACAGCACCTGTGGATGGGGGTGCTGGGTCAGGTTGGGTGGAGTTAGCAATGGGGCTAAGAGACGGGGCTAGGAGAGGGAGCTGAGCTGTGTGATTGGAGGTTCATGGGGGTAGAGGACCAGAGCTGGGGGTCTGAACATGGGCCAGGGGTGTTGGGAAGGGCCTGGAATTCTGGAGCCATCCCTGGGATTGTGGGTTGGTGGCTGGTCCTGGGTGTGGAGACTACGCTGAGTGCAGAGCTGACCCCCGGGATTAGGGTAGGGAACAACAAGACAGCATCTGGAGCAGGCATCTGGTGAGGGGGTTGGGTGATTTGGGTTCTTGGACTGCGGGACAGGAGGCTATGGGTTCTGAGAGGGGAAACCAAGGATAAAGGCACCAAGAGACGAGGTCAGAGGCTGCAGGAGGAAGGATTTGGAGGATTAAGGGGCTCTCAGGCTGATGAAATGGTTAGGGCTTGGGTTGAGCTTTTGGGCTTCTGGAAAGAACGCAGATTTGGGCAATTAGGTTAGAGGGGCCAAGAAGAGCATCTGGGGAATTTGGGGGTTC encodes:
- the KLK1 gene encoding kallikrein-1 — protein: MCFPVLCLALSLAGTGAVPLIQSRIIGGHECKKHSQPWQVALYRFSSFQCGGVLVDPQWVLTAAHCRSDNYQLWLGRHNLFEDEDTAQFAHVSKDFPHPDFDLSLLKNDTLPPGEDYSHDLMLLRLEEPVQITEDVQVLELPTEEPQLESTCYASGWGSIEPDKFTYPDDLQCVDLTVLPNEMCASAHPQKVTEFMLCAGHLEGGKDTCVGDSGGPLICEGMFQGITSWGHIPCGAPNKPSVYTKVILYVDWIKKTMADNP